The Drosophila biarmipes strain raj3 chromosome X, RU_DBia_V1.1, whole genome shotgun sequence genome includes the window tcaaaaacaataatttaaacatGTTATCGATCACACAAGGGTTAATACTTTCAACTACTTCGATAAATAACTGTTTACTTTTCGATATCCTTGTTAATGATCTTTCTtcgtaataattattattaattccttatttgtatatataataatatattattttcatttaaataccCCTTAATACtctttataaatgtttatatctAAGGATATAATGGAGGTTTTTGAGGAAAGTCctttaaaaaatcaagttcaggatcaaaataataatggtGAGCATCAGGACGAAACAAATTCTGTTAAAAATCTGGGTCTTTCAAGTGGAGTTCTGAGTCCCAAGGAAATTCAAGGAGAAAAACTGCCAAATATCCAGATACCAAAGGCAGTTCAGGATGATATGATCTTAAGCGAATCTGGAAATCTGGATCATGTTGATAAAGTTCGGGAAGTAGAGGTTTGCCTTTCAGTTCAAGCGCCAAAGAAGTACCCATCAGGGATGGATCCTTATCAAAAGCAGGTGCTTGAGGATAAAGCCCTGGATCCGCAGAGGCAGGACCCACCTGGCAACCTTCGTCGTAGTAGGGTGCCTCCACCCATGCCTTCGGAGGA containing:
- the LOC108025798 gene encoding uncharacterized protein LOC108025798 encodes the protein MEVFEESPLKNQVQDQNNNGEHQDETNSVKNLGLSSGVLSPKEIQGEKLPNIQIPKAVQDDMILSESGNLDHVDKVREVEVCLSVQAPKKYPSGMDPYQKQVLEDKALDPQRQDPPGNLRRSRVPPPMPSEETMRHSIADNLMEILVNMTNPLCRQQCLELLQAGDALQARSRVLDILQRIDEQRGTRR